The Chitinimonas arctica region GGGTCAGCCAGCTGAATGGCGAGTGGTATATGGATTCCTATACGCCGGGCAATGGCTTTGTGGGCGGTATCGGTACGCAGGGTATGCGTCCGTCCACCGAAGAGGAAGAAGTCCCGGAAGAGGAAGTGGTCGAGCCAGAGGAAACGGACGGCGAGGCTGAACCCAGCACGGATGAGCAAGCGCCGCGCGATCGGGAAAAACGCGACCGTTAAGGCCGCCTCTCCGGCATGCGTCGGATAGTGCGCAAAAAAAAGCCACAGGGAAATGCATGCTCGACCAAACCACCTCCGCTGTTCAAGCGCTGGCCCAACTCTGGCAGGCTAGCGGCCTCGATCCGGCCGCCCTGGCCCGGGTCCGTCTCGGCGGTAGCCGGTCCCTGCCCTCGTCCTTCGCCGTCGGCGCCGCCGCGCAAGCCAGTATCGCCGCTGCCGGCCTGGCCGCCGCCGAACTCTGGCGCCTTCGCAACGGCCAACACCAGACCGTCTCGGTGGACATGGGCCATGCCGTTGCCGAGTTCCGCAGCGAACGCTATCTGCGGGTAGACGACCAGCAACCGGCCGACCCCTGGGACAAGATCGCCGGTGCCTATCGCTGCGGCGACGGCCGCTGGCTGCGACTACATACCAATTTTCCGCACCACCGCGATGGTGTGCTTAAGCTGCTGGGTTGCGAACATGATCGCGCCAGCGTCGAGGCCGCATTGCAAGCTTGGCAGGCCGAAGCGTTCGAGACCGCGGCCTCCGAGCAAGGCATGGTGGTGGCGGCCATGCGTTCATTCGCCGAATGGGATGCCCATCCCCAGGCGGCGGCCGTGCGTGCACTACCGGCGTTCACGCTGGAACGTATCGGCGATGCGCCGGTCCAGCCGCCAGCACCTGCCGAACGGCCGCTATCCGGCATCCGCGCCCTGGACCTGACCCGGGTGATTGCCGGTCCCGTGTGCGGCCGTACACTGGCTGCGCACGGCGCGGAAGTGCTCCATATCAGTTCGCCGCAGCTCCCTACCATTCC contains the following coding sequences:
- a CDS encoding CoA transferase, with the translated sequence MLDQTTSAVQALAQLWQASGLDPAALARVRLGGSRSLPSSFAVGAAAQASIAAAGLAAAELWRLRNGQHQTVSVDMGHAVAEFRSERYLRVDDQQPADPWDKIAGAYRCGDGRWLRLHTNFPHHRDGVLKLLGCEHDRASVEAALQAWQAEAFETAASEQGMVVAAMRSFAEWDAHPQAAAVRALPAFTLERIGDAPVQPPAPAERPLSGIRALDLTRVIAGPVCGRTLAAHGAEVLHISSPQLPTIPPLDIDTGRGKRSCHLDLEQAGDRGALQALLRDADLFVQGYRPGGLAERGFGPEQAAALRPGIVYISLSAYGHIGPWAQKRGFDSLLQSACGFNHAEAEAAGQDAPRPLPMQVLDHASGYLMALGAMAALHRRANEGGSWHVRVSLAQTAHWLRGLGRVPGGLDIAEFDPDSLAGWLEESESGHGRLRAVRHAAELSVTPAHWRLPAMPLGTHSAGW